The nucleotide window ATCCAGACGCAAACGATGATGAGATAGGCAATGTTCACAGTACAGTTAGAATGCTATTGGGACCTTATAGGATTCAAAACGTGAGAATAGAGGAATACGCTGTAAACACCAACAAGGCACCTACTCAATCATATAGGGGAGCGGGTAGACCAGAGGCAACATATTTCATAGAGAGAATTATTAATATAATCTCTTTGGAGCTAGGAAAGGATGAATTTGATATAAGAGAGAAGAATTTGATTAGAGAACTACCATACAAGAATGCCTTGGGTATAACCTATGATACTGGAGATTATATTGGTCTATTAAATAAAGCAAGAGAATACTATGAGACGTTGAAAAAAGAAGCTAGCACGGATGAATGTATAGGTTCAAGTATGTACGTCGAAATAACAGCATTTGGCCCTTGGGAGACCGCAAGAGTTCTAGCTAAAAGTGACGGAAAAATCATGATAATAACTGGCAGTGGACCTCATGGGCAAGGTGATGGTACTGCTTTTGCCCAAATAGTAGCCGATGTTCTAGAGATTCCAATAGAGAATATTGAAGTTAGATGGGGAGACACTGATATAATTTCAGATGGGATTGGAACTTGGGGAAGTAGAACAGTAACAATTGGTGGGTCAGCGATGTATAAGGCTGCAGAAGAGTTAAGGAGAAGATTGATTGAAGTAAGTGCAAAAATGTTAAACGCTGACGTGGAAGAGGTAGAGTATAAGAATGGGATATTTTCGCATAAGAAGAGCAGTAAGAGTTTTACTATAAAGGAAGTAATACAAAACGCTTATTCAATGGGATACTCCTTAGATGTAACCTATGTCTATAACGTAACTAAACCAGGTTACACTGTACCTTATGGAGTTCATTTAGCGTTAGTTAAGGTAGATAAAGAGACTGGAAGTATAAGAGTGAGGAAATACATTGCCTTAGACGATGTTGGGAGAGTTATAAATCCACTACTTGCAGAAGGTCAGATAATTGGTGGGGCTTTACAAGGGATAGGACAAGCTATATATGAAGGAACAATATATAGTAAAGAGGGTTATTTGCTAAATTCAAACTTAACCGACTATGGGTTTCCTACTGCAGTGGAAGCACCAAGGATTGAGTGGCATTACATTGAAAAGGGATTATCAGGCCATCCTACTAATTCTAAAGGAATAGGCGAGGCTGGAGCTATTGCCTCAACTCCTGCTGTAGTAAATGCAGTAGAAAAGTGCATTAGGAAGAAAATAGTTAACATGCCGATAAGACCAGAAGAGGTTATTTAACTCATGCAAAGACATGTTATGTCATCTAAAGACTCTAAGATTTTTATCAACAAGATAAAAGAGAAGTATAATGTTGATATTTCTAATGCTAAATTAGAGGTAGGTAAGGAGAAAAAGGAGATATGGTATTATGTAAACGATATTTTAGCATTTTTCGATGACCTAATTCCTACACTTTGTGCAATAATCAGGTTAAAAATCAATCTCCCTTATGTAATTATAGATGAGGGAGCTGTAAAAGCTGTGAGTAAAGGAGCTGATCTTTTCGCCCCAGGTATAGTAGAATATAACTGCGAATGTAAGGAGAATGAGATTGTTTTAGCGAAGACCAAGACAAATTTACCTGTTGCAGTATTAAGAGTTCTAATGCCAAAGGAGAAGGCTTTAGTTGAAAAGAAGGGAAAGTTCGCCCTTAATCTCCACCATATTGGGGATAAGATATGGGAGATGTGTAATGGGTAACTTTTCTATTGTTATACCCACTTATAATGAGAGAGACAATATTGTAAAACTAGTAGAGGAGATAAATAGGATAGTACCATATAATTCCAGAATTCTTATAGTAGATGATAATAGCCCAGATGGAACAGCATTAATATTGCAAGAGTTAAACATTCATAACCTTACTGTATTAATAAGACATAACGAAAGAGGCTTAGGATCAGCGTTAAGATATGGAATTAGTAAGGCGATAGAGCTAGAATCAGACTTCATAGTCACTATGGATGCGGACTTTAGTCATAATCCGAAATATTTACCAGAAATGATGAAAATTGCCTTAAATGAAAATTGCGACCTAGTTATAGGTTCTAGATATGTAATAGGAGGTGGAATAGAAAATTGGTCACTTAGTAGGAGAATTATAAGTAAGGGAGCCAACTATCTGTTTAAGTTAGTTTCACATTCCCCAATCATGGATAATACGTCAAATTACAGAATATACTCACGTAGAGCCGCACTATTGGCATTAGAATGTGATACCACAAATGGATATGAATTTCAAATATGCTCAATATTCAAAATTATAAGGAATAACCTCAAGATTAAGGAATATCCCATCATCTTTGTAGATAGAAAAACTGGAAAAAGTAAACTTAATTTGAAGGAAATTTTAAATTGGTTCCTTTATATAATTAGGCTTTCCCTTTCTTTTTGAGCTTTTCCAACTCTCCTTTGATTGTATCTATCTCTTTCTTAAGTAAGGTTATCTCGTTCTCATGATTCTCCAATGTCTTCAATAGTTTCATGCTGTCTATGTGTGCTTCCTCCTCATATTCCCTAAGTCTTATATTACCGTCTTGATCCATTTCAACCAGCCCAAGTCTTTGGAGTTCTCTAGCGTAGCCCTTAGCTGTCTTTGGGGATACTTTTATTTCTAGAGCTAGATCTTTTACGTTCATAGTTCCCTTATTCTTTAGCATATTTATTATATCTTGAAGCCTAGGAGTAAGTTCCATATCTAATAGCTTACCATAGAATGCCTTTTAAATATAGAGACATATCAAATTAAGAGAGAGTTGACACTACTGCTAAAAGAGAATGATGTAATAAATTTACTGGATTACAAACAAATTTATGGAGCGTTAGTTAATGCATTTTTACTTTTTGAAAATAAATTTGCAATAAATTTAGAAAGAAGTAGAATCTCGTTTCACGGAACTACACTTACGTTTCAAGCAGCAGGTATGGAAAATTACATTGGATATAAAACTTTCATTTCAGGTAACCATTTGACGTTTCTATATGACACCTCTGGTAACTTACTAAGCATAATAGAGTCTGATAGACTTTCACAAGCTAGAACTGCTGTTTTATCAATTCTCGCCACAGATTACGTTTATGGAGATTTTTCCTCTCTAGGAGTAATTGGTTTGGGAAAATATGGCCTAGCGATTGTTGAGATAGCAAACCAATTAAAGAAAGGAATTAAAATTAATGTTTTCACTCCTTCACAACAACGAATGGAAAAGGCTCTATCGATATTAAGAGGTGAAGGTATAGATGTCTCACCGAAAGATTCAATTAAAAGAGTTTGTGAAGAAAGCGAAGTTGTAACGACAATAACTAAAGCTAAGGATCCGTTTTTGAAATTAGAATATGTAAATAATAAGAGAATACACATTAATGCAATGGGTTCCAATATACCAGAAAAGATTGAGATTTTCCCAGAGGTAATAAAAGCGTCAAATTTGATTGTGGTCGAGGAACTAGAGCAGAGTTTAAAAGAATCCGGCGAGTTAGTCATCGCAAAGAGGATGGGAATGTTAGATATGAGTAAGATAACTCTCTTGTCATGGATATTATCTAGAAAGATTAACGTACAGAAAGAGGGAATAACCATTTTTAAATCTGTAGGTATAGGTCTTGAAGATTTAGCGGTAGGGAAACTCATCTATGAAAAAGCTTTAAGCAAAGGTTTAGGTACTGAAATAGAGGTAAAGGGAGTTTGGTATCGAGAATCGGAAAAGAAATAGAGATTTCACCAGTCGAATTAGGATCACAAATAGCTAAAAGAGTTAAAATTAACATGGCCAGCGGGACGCCGGATCCTAGGAAAATGCCAATAAAGGAAATTAAAGATGCATATAGTGAAGTCTTGAACGAACTAGGTCCGAAGGTATTATTTTACCCCGGAGCTGGAGGACAAGAAGAGCTCATACGAGAGATAGAAGATAAATTCTTGAGTGTTCTAAACTTAACTAAGAGGAAAGATGAGAAAATAGTTGTAACAAGTGGAGCACAACATGCCATGGAATTGCTAGGCAAATACTTCCTAGAGAACGATGTTATAGCTGTTGAGAATCCAACTTTCATAGAAACTTTTAACGCACTAAAATTGAGAAGTTCCTCTGTAATTCCAATATCTTTGGATCCCTCAGGGATTGATGTAAATGAGCTCGAAACCTTACTGAAAGTTGTGAAGATTAGATTATTATATGTTATTCCAAATTGTCATAACCCTGCCGGAGTTAACATGTCTGAATGTAGAAGAAAGAGACTAATTGAATTGGCCGAGAAATACGACTTCTATATTATAGAGGATGATCCATATAGACCAATAGCGGGGGAAACTCCACAACCGATAAAGAACTACGACAATAACGGCAGAGTAATATACGTTAGTAGCTTCAGTAAAATAATAGCACCAGGATTAAGAGTGGGATTCCTCATAGCAAAGGAAGATATAGCTGAAAAAATTAGCTTAATGGAACAATTAGACTTCTCTACATCGACCATAAACCAATATGTAGTGGCTAGATTATTAAGAAAGGGGGTTGTAACTGAAAGATCAAAAGAGCTTTATGAGCATTATAAAAGTAAGATGAAGATATTAGTAGACTCTCTCGTAGATAAAGGATTAGACAAGTTTAATGAACCTAAGTGTGGTTTCTTTCTGCTCCTAGATGTTGGAAAAGATAGTTGGAACGTTTTTCATAAGGCTGTAGAAAAAGGCCTAAGTTTTGTTCCAGCAAAACCTTTCTTTTTGAGAGGAGGAGATACCATGGCAAGACTGAGCGTGTCAGTTGCGACTAAAGAAGAAATAATTGAGGGAGTCAAAATCCTTAATGAAGTCATAAGAAATATTTAACCAAATACAACTTCTTCTACTCTAGAAATAAAATCCTTTACTTGATTCTCATAAAGTGGGATATCGTCTTCATCTACATTCCCACTTAAATAACAATCGTAGTGTAGGGTTAGCCCTAAGTTCCAATAATATTCTACCCAATCTCCCAATATACTAGATAACTCCTTTACAACCTCAGTTCTCGGTTTATCTTGTAAAGAGAAATAATAACTGAGCAGTTTTATTCCAGCATTTATTGCTTCATATAACATTTCGCATACTACAATTGGTGAATTAACTGTATTACTGAGATCATAGTAGAATTTTGACGTTGATATAAAATATGTATAAAATTCCTTTTTAGACTCATTTAATGTTTCCACGATATTATACTTATACAGTATTATTTTAAAAAGTAAACGTCATGCTACTACGCTTTTATAAAGGTTTATGGTAAAGATATAAAAGGAATCATGAAGCTAATTTATTTCTCACTTCTCTTAACCGCTGTATCCCTATTAATAGGAAGTATAATGCTATTTAATACTGTACCAAGAATTTTCACAATCGGTACATTAGCTATAGTGATGTTTCTGATTGCGTCCTTGTTTTTAATTAATAAATATAATTTCTTAACTTATATATTATTCGTATTAGCAATATTAGCTATAATTATATCCTCTTCTTCCGGAGCACATGTACAAGCTTTTAGAGAATTTGGCGAATCCTTATACATCACAGCTCTGGATATTTTAATGATCTTAGGTTTCTATGTAGGGCCAATCCTATACATAGTAGCGTTCCTTAAAGATAATTTAAAAAGGTAAGAGTAATATAATTTAATTCTGTGGAAGTTATAGATCCGCATGCGAGAGTAGCAGATTTAGTGGGACTTTTGTACTCTTTAGAAAACACGTTTAATGGTAAGACAGATCTATACATGCTAGAAAAGGAGATGGAAGTGGATTTAGACGATTTAATGCCAATAGTGTATACTGCAAATTCCTTAGGTTTCATAACAGTAGGTGAGGGAGATATTATAATAACCGATAAAGGAATTGAGTTCCTTAAATCGAATCTTAAGAGAAGAAAAGAAATCATCAAAGATTCAATAAAGAAAATTGAACCATTTAAAACAACGTTAGAATTGAAGTATTTTACGAT belongs to Saccharolobus solfataricus and includes:
- the cutA gene encoding glyceraldehyde dehydrogenase subunit alpha, translating into MYVGKPIKRIEDPKFLTGGSTYVDDIELPGTLFVAFLRSVKPHAKIKIKKNGNNVFTGYDINPGKDFPIPIEETTYVGQPLAIVVGRDRYEAYDLLESIEVEYEELPYVIDPQDALKNDVKVYSKKESNIYEYKKWEGGNIEQSLKEADVVINGELYNQRVIANPLETRGILAYFDGNRLNVWSSTQSAHYLRRNLMNFLGIDNIRVIQPDVGGAFGSKIIAHPEEYAIAKLALKMKRPLKWIPTRSEEMQSAGHGRDKRLKFKVAVKRDGTILGIDGTLIADLGAPYPDANDDEIGNVHSTVRMLLGPYRIQNVRIEEYAVNTNKAPTQSYRGAGRPEATYFIERIINIISLELGKDEFDIREKNLIRELPYKNALGITYDTGDYIGLLNKAREYYETLKKEASTDECIGSSMYVEITAFGPWETARVLAKSDGKIMIITGSGPHGQGDGTAFAQIVADVLEIPIENIEVRWGDTDIISDGIGTWGSRTVTIGGSAMYKAAEELRRRLIEVSAKMLNADVEEVEYKNGIFSHKKSSKSFTIKEVIQNAYSMGYSLDVTYVYNVTKPGYTVPYGVHLALVKVDKETGSIRVRKYIALDDVGRVINPLLAEGQIIGGALQGIGQAIYEGTIYSKEGYLLNSNLTDYGFPTAVEAPRIEWHYIEKGLSGHPTNSKGIGEAGAIASTPAVVNAVEKCIRKKIVNMPIRPEEVI
- a CDS encoding RNA-binding protein, which gives rise to MQRHVMSSKDSKIFINKIKEKYNVDISNAKLEVGKEKKEIWYYVNDILAFFDDLIPTLCAIIRLKINLPYVIIDEGAVKAVSKGADLFAPGIVEYNCECKENEIVLAKTKTNLPVAVLRVLMPKEKALVEKKGKFALNLHHIGDKIWEMCNG
- a CDS encoding AAA-associated domain-containing protein, coding for MEVIDPHARVADLVGLLYSLENTFNGKTDLYMLEKEMEVDLDDLMPIVYTANSLGFITVGEGDIIITDKGIEFLKSNLKRRKEIIKDSIKKIEPFKTTLELKYFTIEELKYVLEKKGIQVYNSPEGLYDLQITLVEWGVYSGLLKKEGERFIVVTT
- a CDS encoding polyprenol monophosphomannose synthase gives rise to the protein MGNFSIVIPTYNERDNIVKLVEEINRIVPYNSRILIVDDNSPDGTALILQELNIHNLTVLIRHNERGLGSALRYGISKAIELESDFIVTMDADFSHNPKYLPEMMKIALNENCDLVIGSRYVIGGGIENWSLSRRIISKGANYLFKLVSHSPIMDNTSNYRIYSRRAALLALECDTTNGYEFQICSIFKIIRNNLKIKEYPIIFVDRKTGKSKLNLKEILNWFLYIIRLSLSF
- a CDS encoding winged helix-turn-helix transcriptional regulator; this translates as MELTPRLQDIINMLKNKGTMNVKDLALEIKVSPKTAKGYARELQRLGLVEMDQDGNIRLREYEEEAHIDSMKLLKTLENHENEITLLKKEIDTIKGELEKLKKKGKA
- a CDS encoding PLP-dependent aminotransferase family protein; its protein translation is MVSRIGKEIEISPVELGSQIAKRVKINMASGTPDPRKMPIKEIKDAYSEVLNELGPKVLFYPGAGGQEELIREIEDKFLSVLNLTKRKDEKIVVTSGAQHAMELLGKYFLENDVIAVENPTFIETFNALKLRSSSVIPISLDPSGIDVNELETLLKVVKIRLLYVIPNCHNPAGVNMSECRRKRLIELAEKYDFYIIEDDPYRPIAGETPQPIKNYDNNGRVIYVSSFSKIIAPGLRVGFLIAKEDIAEKISLMEQLDFSTSTINQYVVARLLRKGVVTERSKELYEHYKSKMKILVDSLVDKGLDKFNEPKCGFFLLLDVGKDSWNVFHKAVEKGLSFVPAKPFFLRGGDTMARLSVSVATKEEIIEGVKILNEVIRNI
- a CDS encoding NAD(P)-binding domain-containing protein, with amino-acid sequence MTLLLKENDVINLLDYKQIYGALVNAFLLFENKFAINLERSRISFHGTTLTFQAAGMENYIGYKTFISGNHLTFLYDTSGNLLSIIESDRLSQARTAVLSILATDYVYGDFSSLGVIGLGKYGLAIVEIANQLKKGIKINVFTPSQQRMEKALSILRGEGIDVSPKDSIKRVCEESEVVTTITKAKDPFLKLEYVNNKRIHINAMGSNIPEKIEIFPEVIKASNLIVVEELEQSLKESGELVIAKRMGMLDMSKITLLSWILSRKINVQKEGITIFKSVGIGLEDLAVGKLIYEKALSKGLGTEIEVKGVWYRESEKK